The region GACACGATCGACATCAATATGGGCTGTCCAGTAAACAAAATTACCAAGAATGGGGGTGGTTCTTCGCTGCTGCGTGATCCTCAAACGGCAGAGGCGATCGTGCGAACAGTGGTAGAAGCGGTGAATGTGCCTGTAACGGTGAAAACTCGCATCGGCTGGACTGACGAGGAGATTAACATTCTGGAGTTTGCCCAACGGCTGCAAGATGCGGGAGCCCAAATGTTGACAGTACATGCCCGGACTCGCGCCCAAGGCTACAACGGTTCTGCTAAGTGGGAATGGATCGGTCGGGTGAAGGAAAAACTCACGATTCCGGTGATTGCCAATGGCGATATTTTCTCCGTGGAGTCAGCCGTGGAATGCCTAGAGCAAACGGGGGCGGATGGGGTGATGTGCTCGCGTGGCACGATGGGTTATCCCTTTTTGGTGGGAGAGATTGATCACTTTCTCAAAACTGGCACTGCAAAAGCCCTGCCCACTCAAATCGAACGGTTGCTGTGTGCGCGAGAGCATTTACAGGCACTGTGGGAGTACAAGGGCGATCGCGGGATTCGGCAAGCTCGTAAGCACATGACTTGGTATGTCAAAGGCTTTTCTGGGGCAGCTGAGCTACGCGGCCAGTTGTGCTTGATCGAAACGGTGCAGCAAGGGTTGGATTTGTTGGATGGGGCGATCGCAACTCTGGCTCAGTTGGAGCCTGATCTGGTCGAAATAAATGGAGATCCCTTTCCCTTGATTCCTGTGGTGGCTTAACCGGAAACAGTGAAACATCAAACATTTGAGTCATGAGCCAACTGAGCTTGCTGTTGCAAAAAGCAAAATTGGTGGAACCCTAAATCTATAAGCTTTTGTTTCCCTGAGTAATCACGCTACCTGAAAATGAACCAGCCAGAGAGCAGCAGTAGAGATGAGCAAATAGAGCAATCCCTGCTTTCTCAAGGAACTCTATTGAACCGGATGACGAACCGCATCCGTCAGTCCTTAGAACTGCCCGAAATCCTGTCTGCAACTGTGGCAGAAATGCGATCGTTTTTGGGCACTGACCGGGTCAAGATCTATCGGTTTCAGGCGGATGATAGTGGTGAGGTGATCGCGGAGTCTATTTATCAGCAGCGGTTGCCGTCTCTGCTAGGGCTAAACTTTCCAGCGGATGACATTCCAATGGAAGCCCGAGAAATGTTCGTCAAAGCTCGGCAGCGATCGATTGTGGATATCACGACGCAGCAGATCAGCTTGACTCGCCTCAGTTCTCCGGAGACAGCTGAAGATCTGGCAGTGGTGGAGATGTTGCAGCGTCCCGTAGACCCTTGCCACGTGGAGTATTTAACGGCAATGGGGGTGAAGTCTTCATTGGTTGTGCCCATTTTGCACCAGCGGCAGCTTTGGGGGCTGCTAGTCTCGCATCACGCTGAGTCTAAGGCTTTTTCTGAAGCAGATCTCGAAATTGTGCAGATGGTGGCCGACCAAGTTTCGATCGCGATCGCTCAATCCAATTTACTGAGCCAAGCGAGGGAACAAGCTCGTCGAGAAGCCATCATTAACCAAATTTCGACGCTGCTCCATGCCCCACTCAACATTCAAGAAATTCTGCAAATTGTCCTAAAGCGGGTAGTTCAGTCCGTCGGAGGCTCTGGGGGCCGATTGTTTCTGCTGACGAGCGAACCTAATACCTCTGGTAGCCTCTACACCTATGGTAAGCAGCCCGTCCTCGCTGAGGATAGTCAACTTGATTTGCTGGAGGAAAGCAGTTTTTGGCAGCAACTCATCGCGAGTCCATCGCTGACTTTGCAGTCATCGTCCCTCGACATTGGCTCATTGCTGCCTCACATACAGGGAGAAGCAGCGCTGAAATCTAGCATGGCTCTGATGCCCGAAGTGAATGGAGAAGTGCGACCCATTGTCTATCAAGCCATTCCTAGTATCCGGGCCATCGATGACCTTTATCAGGAGCCTGATCTAGCTGCGCTGCAACCTACTTTTGCCACAAGCCAGATTCGTAGCATTTTAATCATGCCTTTGCGCTACGGTCGGCAATCTTTAGGCTGCTTGAGTATTTTTCGAGATGAAGTCGATACGGAAAAACTGTGGGCAGGGCACTGGGACTCGGACGAACGCCAGCAGCGGCCTCGCCAATCCTTTAAGATCTGGCGTGAGTTAAAGAGTGGTCAGGCTCAAGCTTGGCTACGGAGCGAAATCGAATTGATTCAATCTTTAGGGACTCACCTTTCGATGGCCGTAATGCAAAATCGGCTCTACCAATGCGAGCGTGAGCAGCGACTTTTGGTAGAAATGCGTAATCAAGAGCTACATGCAGCGCGAGCAGTAGCTGAGGAAGCGAGTCGCCTCAAGTCTGATTTTCTATCTTCCACCAGCCATGAGTTACGCACTCCATTGGCTTCAACTTTGAACTATTTGAAATTATTGAAAGAAGGTTTTTACGACAACGAAGAAGAACTTAAAGAATACATCCAAGTCGCTTATCAATCCGCCGAGAACTTAGTTGCCATTATTAATGATGTTTTAGATATTGCCAAGATTGAAGCGGGTCGGATGAACATTAATTTGGAAATGGTTCATTTGCCCACTCTGTTGCAAGAAGAGCAAAATTTATTCAATTTAGATAGCCGTCGTAAAGGTATTGCCCTCATTGTTGATTGTGAAGTTGACAATGTTGAGGCAGACAAAGTCAAGCTGAGACAAATTTTGACCAACCTGGTTTCTAATGCCTTGAAATTCACGAGTCAGGGTGAGATTCGCATTCAAGCAATTAGAAAGATTGATAACTCCGATCCAAACTTTCATCCACAAGTTGTGGAGATCTCCGTGGCAGATACAGGAATAGGCATCGATATTAGTAAGCGAGACTTATTGTTTGAACCCTTTGTCCAGGCAGATGGTTCGATTAAGCGACGCTATGGGGGAACAGGTTTAGGTTTGACGATTTGTAGACGCTTGGTGGAGCTGATGGGTGGCAGGATCTGGATCGAAAGCTCTGGTAAAGACCAAGGCACTAAAGTCAGTTTTACTTTGCCCGATCCAAATGTTTAAGACTTGCAGAAATAATCCTTAGCGCAATGCCAACACTTTGTCTTTTTGCACATTTAATTTATTTGATTCCTGATGAGGTGAGGAATAAAGTTGAATATTCTGCTAGTTGATGATGATTACTTACTCGCTAAAGGCACAGCTAAGCTCATCCAGCGGCTAGGCGGTCATCAAGTTCAAATTACAGATGATCCAGCAGAGATTTTTTGCCAATGCCAAACTGGAAATGTGCATTTAGTTCTGATGGATGTTAATTTGCCGGGAGCCCAGTGGGAGGGGCAGGCAGTAAGTGGCGCTGACTTAGCCCGCCTCCTCAAAACTCATCCCCAAACTGCGCACATCCCAATTATTTTGGTGACTGCTTATGCAATGGTGGCGGAGCGTCAGGCCCTTTTAGCCGCTTCTCAAGCAGATGAATTTTGCACAAAGCCCATTACCGATTACGATGCACTTCTCGTCGCGATCGCTCAACTCAATCCCACCAATGCAACCGCTAAGTAATCACTCAGTAATCACTTATTAACAAGTCACCACTAATCTAATGTTTAAGATTGCTGTACTGGATGATGACCCCCAATGGGGATTTGCCATTCAACGATTTTTTAGAAATGAGTTTGCAGTTTCTACTTATGTAGATGTCTACAGCTTTTTATCTAAAGCCCATGAGTATGATCTAGCGATCGTTGACTTCTCAATTCCACCCGCTAGATTTGAGAGAAACATGAATGGCTGTGAGTTAATTTGTCAGCTCAAAAATAACTTATTGCATCCACCTATTTTGATCTTGGCGACTGGATTCTTGAGCCAGCAGGACATTGGGGCGGGCCGAGCACTTTGTCCTGAGGCGGATGGCTTCTTGGTCAAGGATATGGGTTTAGATGCCATTTTGCAGCAGAGCAAGCAACTTTTAGCGACTAAAGCTCCTTAGCTATAAACCAGGCAATATCAAGGTTTGCTGGCTAGGTTATCGCTGAAGGATCTGGTAGGGTTTTAAGACGGCCTCTCAGTCAGGCGATTCAGGGTAACTTGCAGGTGGCTGGCGGTTAGCATCTGTAAGCATCAAGGCAGTTTGCTTCAGTGAATGAGGATCAGCATGGAGGCAATGAAAGGACGGGATCTTCTGAGTTTGGCAGATCTGAGCCCAGACGAGGTGCAGGAGCTGCTGCATTTGGCAGGTCAGATGAAGTTGGGCAAAGTGGCACCCCATTGCCCCAAAGTTCTAGGGTTGCTGTTTTATAAAGCTTCGACTCGGACACGGGTCAGCTTTTCTGTGGCGATGTATCAACTCGGAGGGCAAGTCCTAGACCTCAACCCAAACGTGACTCAGGTCGGGCGCGGGGAGCCGTTGGAAGATACAGCCCGTGTCCTCGATCGCTATCTCGACATCATGGCGATCCGCACGTTTGAGCAGCAAGATTTGGAAACATTTGCCCATCATGCTCAAATTCCTGTCATCAATGCCTTGAGTGATCTAGAGCATCCCTGTCAAATTTTGGCGGATCTGTTAACTGTTCAGGAGACGTTTGGTTCTCTAGCGGGCCTAACGTTGACCTACCTAGGAGATGGCAACAATGTGGCTCATTCTCTCCTATTAGGCTGTGCGTTGGTAGGAATGAATGTGCGTATAGCGACACCACCGGAATACCAACCTTTACCAGCGATTGTGGAGCAAGCCAAAGCGATCGCAAGTAATCGTTCTGAAGTCCTGATCACCCTTAATCCAGAAGTGGCGGTCAAAGGAACTCAAGTTCTTTACACCGATGTCTGGGCCAGTATGGGGCAGGAAGCTGATGCGGCGGCTAGAATTCCCATTTTTCAGCCCTATCAAGTGAACGAATCACTGCTGAGTTTGGCAGACCCCAAGGCGATCGCTTTGCATTGCCTACCTGCTCACCGGGGAGAAGAAATTACTGATGCGGTGATGGAAGGAGAACAGTCCAAGATTTGGGACCAGGCAGAAAATCGCCTCCATGCGCAGAAAGCTTTGCTAGCGAGCCTTTTGGGAGCCAGTACATAAGCGATCGCAGATTGATTGGACTCAGGGCTAGACAGACGAGCATCGAGATGATACAAGTGTTCTATGGGGTGAGATTTATCAGCCACCTAGAATTTTTTTATGGAACGCCTCACTGAAGCCCAACAGCAACTCTTCGACTGGTTACTAGAGTATATCCGTCAGCATCGCCATTCGCCCTCGATTCGGCAAATGATGCAGGCGATGGATTTGAAATCTCCAGCTCCCATTCAGAGCCGCTTAGAGCACTTACGCACTAAGGGATACATTAGTTGGACAGAAGGCAAAGCCCGCACAATTCGGATTTTGCAAGCGGATACTCAAGGAGTGCCCATTCTAGGAGCGATCGCCGCAGGTGGCTTGGTAGAGCCATTTACCGATACGGTAGATCGGCTAGACCTGTCTAATCTCTTGCTGCAACCTCAATATTTCGCGTTGCGGGTCACGGGCGACAGCATGATCGAAGCACTGATCGCGCCTGGTGATGTTGTGATTATGAAACCCGTTGCCGATCCTAAATCTCTTAAGAACGGCACCATTGTCGCCGCAATGGTAGAGGGGCATGGCACCACTTTGAAGCATTTCCACCGCAAGGGCAGCAAAGTGACACTGAAGCCTGCGAATGTGAAGTATCCACCGATTGAAGTATCTGCTAGTCACGTACAAGTTCAAGGTTCGCTTGTGGGTGTTTGGCGAGGTCTGGAGTCAGCTTTAGCGTAATTTTGTAACACCTCTCTACAATCAATGAGTGCTTGAATTTTCCTGTGGCATGATTGACAGGCTGCAACAGGAAGGCTCTGTTGTGGGAGGAATTCTAATTAACTGTGAAAGCAAATCAATCTGTGCTGCAAGTCTTTCAAAGCCGCAAAATGGCTGCATTATTGCTGCTAGGCTTTTCTTCTGGCTTACCCTTGTTTCTGGCTAGCCGAACGTTACAAGTCTGGATGACGGAAGTAGGGGTAGATTTGGGAGCTATTGGATGGATTGGGCTAGTCAGTCTGCCTTACTCTTTAAAGTTCCTCTGGTCACCTGTCCTGGATCGATTTGTACCCCCGTTTATGGGGCGGCGGCGGGGCTGGCTCATTATTACTCAAATAAGCTTGCTGCTTGCGATCGCTACTATGGCGATGCAGAAACCTGCTACAGCTTTACAGCTTCTGGCTATTAATGCCTTGGTTATTACGTTCTTAGGTGCTACTCAAGATATTGCTGGGGATGCTTACCGCACTGATGTTTTAGAACCTCAAGAGTTAGAAGCTGGTGCATCTATTTGGGTCTTTGGTTATCGAGTTGCTTTATTACTCACTGGCTCGCTAACACTGTTTTTGGCAGAGTATTTACCCTGGCCAGCAGTATATCTGGCGATGGCGGGTTTTATGGCCATAGGAATTATTACTTCTTTATGGGCTCCAGAACCAATTTTTCGCGCTCGCGCTCCTTCATCACTTTTAGATGCGGTTTATCGTCCCTTCCAAGAATTTTTTCAGCGTATGGGAGGTAAAGCTGGGAGCCTAATTTTTCTATTTATTTTGCTTTACAAGCTTGGAGATTCATTAGTAGGAAATATGGCATTTTCCTTCCTAATAGAAACCGGGTTTAGTAAGTCTGAACTGGCTTTTGTCCAAGGTGTGATGGGTTTCTGGGCTACTAGTGTTGGGATTTTAGTGGGTGGAGCAGTTCTATTAGCCATTGGCATCAATCGCAGCCTGTGGGTCTTTGGCCTCTTACAAGGACTTAGTAACCTGGGTTACTTCTTCCTTGCCACAGTTGGTAAAGATAGTATGCTTTTAGTGCTAGCTATTAATTTAGAGAATTTTTGTGCAGGATTGGTTGCTGCTGTGGCAGTTGCATTCATCATGAGCCTTTGTAACCATCAATTTTCCGCAACTCAGTTTGCTTTGTTATCAAGTCTCATGGCTGTTAGTAGAGATATTTTGAGTGCGCCCGCGGGGGAAATTGCAAAAGTAACTGGATGGCCAAACTTCTTTTTGCTTTCCTTAGTAGCTACTTTACCTGGTCTACTCTTACTTCCCTACGTTGCCCCTTGGAATGCCCCACCTATCGCTTTAGCCATAGCAGATACAGAAGAAAAAGATTTCTAAGCTTGGGTGTAGGATGAAGAAAGAGTCGCTTCACAAATCTTAGGTTTCTTCTCAGACAAGTTTTCCACCCTCGCTTCCCTGTCACTATGGCTTTCTTCCGTCAGTACATCGCCCCCCTGATCGTAGTCTTGGTCTTTTTAGTGGCCTTGGTTGCGGTTAGCGCCCGGATTTTCTTGCCTGGCGACATGGCTGCACCTGCGCCAATCGAAGGGGTGGGCTTGCAAAGTGCTCCCACTAGCGCAGAACAAGTGGCTGATCTACCGCCTGCCCTTTCAGCCTTAATTAAGGGGTTGCCAGATGATCCAGCCCTGTCCGAGCAACTTTAATCACCCTACTCCCGTAATTTAGAGAGTGGTGTCCTCGCCCAAGCTGTTATTGCCAGGTTACTGGCTACGTTCTGGCTCTAGTTTGGAACGAGCCTTGCTG is a window of Trichocoleus desertorum ATA4-8-CV12 DNA encoding:
- the argF gene encoding ornithine carbamoyltransferase, which gives rise to MSMEAMKGRDLLSLADLSPDEVQELLHLAGQMKLGKVAPHCPKVLGLLFYKASTRTRVSFSVAMYQLGGQVLDLNPNVTQVGRGEPLEDTARVLDRYLDIMAIRTFEQQDLETFAHHAQIPVINALSDLEHPCQILADLLTVQETFGSLAGLTLTYLGDGNNVAHSLLLGCALVGMNVRIATPPEYQPLPAIVEQAKAIASNRSEVLITLNPEVAVKGTQVLYTDVWASMGQEADAAARIPIFQPYQVNESLLSLADPKAIALHCLPAHRGEEITDAVMEGEQSKIWDQAENRLHAQKALLASLLGAST
- a CDS encoding GAF domain-containing protein; translation: MNQPESSSRDEQIEQSLLSQGTLLNRMTNRIRQSLELPEILSATVAEMRSFLGTDRVKIYRFQADDSGEVIAESIYQQRLPSLLGLNFPADDIPMEAREMFVKARQRSIVDITTQQISLTRLSSPETAEDLAVVEMLQRPVDPCHVEYLTAMGVKSSLVVPILHQRQLWGLLVSHHAESKAFSEADLEIVQMVADQVSIAIAQSNLLSQAREQARREAIINQISTLLHAPLNIQEILQIVLKRVVQSVGGSGGRLFLLTSEPNTSGSLYTYGKQPVLAEDSQLDLLEESSFWQQLIASPSLTLQSSSLDIGSLLPHIQGEAALKSSMALMPEVNGEVRPIVYQAIPSIRAIDDLYQEPDLAALQPTFATSQIRSILIMPLRYGRQSLGCLSIFRDEVDTEKLWAGHWDSDERQQRPRQSFKIWRELKSGQAQAWLRSEIELIQSLGTHLSMAVMQNRLYQCEREQRLLVEMRNQELHAARAVAEEASRLKSDFLSSTSHELRTPLASTLNYLKLLKEGFYDNEEELKEYIQVAYQSAENLVAIINDVLDIAKIEAGRMNINLEMVHLPTLLQEEQNLFNLDSRRKGIALIVDCEVDNVEADKVKLRQILTNLVSNALKFTSQGEIRIQAIRKIDNSDPNFHPQVVEISVADTGIGIDISKRDLLFEPFVQADGSIKRRYGGTGLGLTICRRLVELMGGRIWIESSGKDQGTKVSFTLPDPNV
- a CDS encoding response regulator, giving the protein MNILLVDDDYLLAKGTAKLIQRLGGHQVQITDDPAEIFCQCQTGNVHLVLMDVNLPGAQWEGQAVSGADLARLLKTHPQTAHIPIILVTAYAMVAERQALLAASQADEFCTKPITDYDALLVAIAQLNPTNATAK
- a CDS encoding response regulator; amino-acid sequence: MFKIAVLDDDPQWGFAIQRFFRNEFAVSTYVDVYSFLSKAHEYDLAIVDFSIPPARFERNMNGCELICQLKNNLLHPPILILATGFLSQQDIGAGRALCPEADGFLVKDMGLDAILQQSKQLLATKAP
- a CDS encoding AmpG family muropeptide MFS transporter, with amino-acid sequence MAALLLLGFSSGLPLFLASRTLQVWMTEVGVDLGAIGWIGLVSLPYSLKFLWSPVLDRFVPPFMGRRRGWLIITQISLLLAIATMAMQKPATALQLLAINALVITFLGATQDIAGDAYRTDVLEPQELEAGASIWVFGYRVALLLTGSLTLFLAEYLPWPAVYLAMAGFMAIGIITSLWAPEPIFRARAPSSLLDAVYRPFQEFFQRMGGKAGSLIFLFILLYKLGDSLVGNMAFSFLIETGFSKSELAFVQGVMGFWATSVGILVGGAVLLAIGINRSLWVFGLLQGLSNLGYFFLATVGKDSMLLVLAINLENFCAGLVAAVAVAFIMSLCNHQFSATQFALLSSLMAVSRDILSAPAGEIAKVTGWPNFFLLSLVATLPGLLLLPYVAPWNAPPIALAIADTEEKDF
- the lexA gene encoding transcriptional repressor LexA, whose translation is MERLTEAQQQLFDWLLEYIRQHRHSPSIRQMMQAMDLKSPAPIQSRLEHLRTKGYISWTEGKARTIRILQADTQGVPILGAIAAGGLVEPFTDTVDRLDLSNLLLQPQYFALRVTGDSMIEALIAPGDVVIMKPVADPKSLKNGTIVAAMVEGHGTTLKHFHRKGSKVTLKPANVKYPPIEVSASHVQVQGSLVGVWRGLESALA
- the dusB gene encoding tRNA dihydrouridine synthase DusB translates to MVSLSPSLKARLSSPLKIGSFEVNSRVLQAPLSGVTDLVFRRLVRRYASDSMMYTEMVQASGLCHVKHLPKIMEIDPNERPISIQLFDCRPDFLAEAARMAVAEGADTIDINMGCPVNKITKNGGGSSLLRDPQTAEAIVRTVVEAVNVPVTVKTRIGWTDEEINILEFAQRLQDAGAQMLTVHARTRAQGYNGSAKWEWIGRVKEKLTIPVIANGDIFSVESAVECLEQTGADGVMCSRGTMGYPFLVGEIDHFLKTGTAKALPTQIERLLCAREHLQALWEYKGDRGIRQARKHMTWYVKGFSGAAELRGQLCLIETVQQGLDLLDGAIATLAQLEPDLVEINGDPFPLIPVVA